One segment of Mycolicibacterium sp. YH-1 DNA contains the following:
- a CDS encoding NAD(P)/FAD-dependent oxidoreductase, translating into MSTEHHDAVIVGAGFAGIGAAIQLKRLGMNDFVILEREDDLGGTWYVNHYPGLAVDVPTTTYSYFFEPNPNWSRLFTPGPEIKQYADDVADKYDVRTHMRFGTVVEGARWDEEASLWRIALAGGDTLTARYLLTATGFLSQPKVPDIPGIESFEGKVIHTTDWEDDFDATGRRIAVIGTGATAVQLIPQLAKRAADLTVYQRTPIWVVPKIDIRFGERAKRLFARVPFTQRALRWLTDSIYEVMINTAVLRHRQFSRLNVAAADLSKVHRFFSIRDKELRRRLTPDYDFGCKRPTFSNGYYRAFTKRHVHLQDAGIDHIVADGIVGKDGAKVTIDTLVLATGFDLWEANFPAIEVIGREGRDLGKWWRDTRFQAYQGVSMPYFPNYLSLASPYAFLGLNFFNTMEYQMRLMDRLFTEVKRRGATTFEVTEEANTAFLDRMTELLGDSLFTIGNCASANSYYFNPAGEPTLLRPSSTESAVREASAFPLSDYRIA; encoded by the coding sequence ATGTCTACCGAGCATCACGACGCAGTAATCGTCGGCGCCGGGTTCGCAGGCATCGGCGCAGCCATCCAGCTCAAGCGGTTGGGCATGAATGACTTCGTCATCCTCGAACGCGAGGACGACCTCGGCGGTACCTGGTACGTCAACCACTACCCCGGCCTTGCCGTCGACGTGCCCACCACCACGTACTCGTACTTCTTCGAGCCCAACCCGAACTGGTCACGGCTGTTCACCCCTGGACCCGAGATCAAGCAGTACGCGGACGACGTCGCCGACAAGTACGACGTCCGAACCCACATGCGCTTTGGCACCGTTGTCGAGGGCGCCCGCTGGGACGAGGAGGCGTCGCTGTGGCGTATCGCGCTGGCCGGCGGGGACACGCTGACCGCCCGCTATCTGCTCACGGCGACCGGCTTCCTCTCCCAGCCAAAGGTTCCCGACATTCCGGGCATCGAGAGCTTCGAGGGCAAGGTCATCCACACCACCGATTGGGAGGATGACTTCGATGCCACCGGGCGGCGCATCGCCGTGATCGGCACGGGCGCCACCGCGGTTCAGCTCATCCCCCAACTCGCCAAGCGCGCAGCGGATCTCACGGTGTACCAGCGCACCCCGATCTGGGTGGTGCCCAAGATCGACATCCGCTTCGGCGAGCGGGCCAAGCGGTTGTTCGCACGTGTTCCGTTCACGCAACGGGCGCTGCGCTGGCTCACCGACTCGATCTACGAGGTGATGATCAACACCGCGGTGCTGCGGCACCGCCAGTTCTCGCGGCTCAACGTCGCCGCCGCCGATCTGTCGAAGGTGCACCGGTTCTTCTCCATCCGTGACAAGGAGCTGCGGCGCCGGCTGACGCCGGACTACGACTTCGGTTGCAAGCGACCGACGTTCAGCAACGGCTACTACCGCGCCTTCACCAAGCGACACGTGCACCTTCAGGACGCAGGCATCGATCACATCGTGGCCGACGGCATCGTCGGCAAGGACGGCGCCAAGGTCACCATCGACACCCTGGTCCTGGCCACGGGCTTCGACCTGTGGGAGGCCAACTTCCCCGCCATCGAGGTCATCGGCCGCGAGGGCCGTGATCTGGGAAAGTGGTGGCGGGACACCCGGTTCCAGGCCTACCAGGGCGTGTCGATGCCGTACTTCCCGAACTACCTGAGCCTGGCCAGCCCCTATGCGTTCCTCGGGTTGAACTTCTTCAACACCATGGAGTACCAGATGCGGCTCATGGACAGGCTCTTCACCGAGGTGAAGAGGCGCGGGGCGACGACATTCGAGGTCACCGAGGAGGCGAACACCGCGTTCCTGGACCGGATGACCGAGCTGCTCGGCGACTCGCTGTTCACCATCGGCAACTGTGCGAGCGCGAATTCGTACTACTTCAACCCCGCGGGAGAGCCCACGCTGCTTCGTCCGTCGTCGACAGAGTCGGCGGTCAGGGAAGCCTCGGCGTTCCCGCTCAGTGATTACCGGATTGCCTGA
- a CDS encoding class I SAM-dependent methyltransferase: MTTVHRRGMNEAITRFWSLAAPAYDQRCLQRLVYQPAQDEVIATLREHSSRRVADIACGTGILASRIAADLRPDETYGVDMSDGMLAAARRRSSAVLWKKGPAERLPFVDDFLDAVVTTSAFHFFDQPAALAEFHRVLAPGGLVAVATISPRQLLPFQLIDGSGWAPAHNPSPAEMRALIEGAGFTIGDQHRIRRPLWTQALSDLITIGVKP; the protein is encoded by the coding sequence ATGACGACGGTGCACCGCAGGGGGATGAACGAGGCGATCACGCGGTTCTGGAGTCTCGCCGCCCCGGCATACGACCAGCGGTGCCTGCAGCGCCTCGTCTATCAGCCTGCGCAGGATGAGGTGATCGCCACGCTGCGCGAGCACTCGTCCCGTCGGGTGGCCGATATCGCCTGCGGAACAGGCATTCTCGCGTCACGAATCGCAGCCGATCTGCGTCCCGACGAGACCTACGGGGTCGATATGTCGGACGGCATGCTGGCTGCGGCGCGGCGCCGGTCGTCGGCCGTGCTCTGGAAGAAGGGCCCAGCCGAGCGGCTGCCGTTCGTCGACGACTTCCTCGACGCCGTCGTCACCACGTCGGCGTTCCACTTCTTCGATCAACCCGCCGCGCTCGCCGAGTTCCACCGCGTGCTCGCCCCCGGCGGACTGGTGGCGGTCGCGACGATCAGCCCGCGCCAACTGCTGCCGTTTCAGCTGATCGACGGAAGCGGGTGGGCCCCAGCGCACAACCCGTCGCCTGCGGAGATGCGCGCCCTGATCGAAGGCGCGGGGTTCACCATCGGCGATCAACACCGCATCCGTAGACCCCTGTGGACGCAAGCCCTGTCCGACCTGATCACGATCGGCGTCAAGCCCTAA
- a CDS encoding septum formation family protein, producing the protein MTWPTGDPNQPYGAQPPAQSPPPPPPPPGSYPPPPPGNYPPPPPMPYQQPQYGQPYGQPGYPQQPPKKSKKGLIIAVVIVGVLALVGLAVLAVVGIVVGNDRVIATDVEVGSCIADVPTAARVVSLPTVDCAEPHGGEVYSVLTMPDGDYPGAETIDEWQSKCPDELASYSPEAMLDDSVGVYVLYPTQETWDAGDRAVTCIATLEPKRTGTLKE; encoded by the coding sequence ATGACGTGGCCCACGGGAGACCCGAATCAGCCCTACGGGGCCCAACCCCCAGCCCAGTCTCCCCCGCCACCTCCGCCTCCTCCGGGTAGCTATCCACCACCGCCCCCGGGCAACTACCCACCCCCGCCTCCCATGCCCTATCAGCAGCCGCAGTACGGCCAGCCCTACGGTCAGCCCGGGTACCCGCAGCAACCGCCCAAGAAGTCGAAGAAGGGCCTCATCATCGCCGTGGTGATAGTCGGCGTGCTCGCCCTTGTCGGGTTGGCCGTCCTGGCCGTCGTCGGCATCGTGGTCGGCAATGACCGGGTCATCGCGACCGACGTCGAGGTCGGGAGCTGCATTGCCGACGTGCCCACGGCCGCGCGGGTCGTCTCGCTGCCCACGGTGGACTGCGCCGAGCCGCACGGCGGCGAGGTGTACTCGGTGCTCACCATGCCCGACGGTGACTACCCGGGCGCCGAGACCATCGACGAGTGGCAGTCCAAGTGCCCCGACGAGCTGGCCTCCTACTCACCCGAGGCCATGCTCGACGACTCCGTCGGCGTCTATGTGCTGTACCCGACACAGGAGACCTGGGACGCCGGCGATCGCGCCGTGACGTGCATCGCAACGCTGGAACCCAAGCGCACCGGCACACTCAAGGAGTAA
- the thiC gene encoding phosphomethylpyrimidine synthase ThiC has translation MSLSISSSTVTTGPITGSSKVYRELPDGARVPFRRVHLTDGDHLDLYDTSGPYTDESAVIDLTAGLAPRPGVVADRGTQLQRARAGEITAEMAFIAERESVPATLVRDEVARGRAVIPANHNHPESEPMIIGKAFSVKVNANIGNSAVTSSVAEEVDKMVWATRWGADTIMDLSTGRDIHLTREWILRNSPVPVGTVPIYQALEKVDGDPTKLTWEVYRDTVIEQCEQGVDYMTVHAGVLLRYIPLTVNRVTGIVSRGGAIMAAWCLAHHTESFLYTNFAELCEILARYDVTFSLGDGLRPGSIADANDEAQFAELRTLGELTAIGKSHGVQVMIEGPGHVPMHKIVENVRLEEELCDEAPFYTLGPLTTDIAPGYDHITSAIGAAIIAQAGTAMLCYVTPKEHLGLPDRKDVKDGVIAYKIAAHAADLAKGHPHAQNRDNALSKARFEFRWYDQFALSLDPDTAREFHDETLPAAPAKTAHFCSMCGPKFCSMRITADIREAYELGMASKSEEFAQNGNRVYLPLTS, from the coding sequence ATGAGTCTGTCCATTTCTAGTTCAACCGTGACCACGGGCCCCATCACCGGCAGTTCGAAGGTCTACCGCGAGCTGCCCGACGGGGCCCGGGTGCCGTTCCGGCGGGTGCACCTGACCGACGGTGACCACCTGGACCTGTACGACACGTCCGGTCCGTACACCGATGAGTCCGCGGTGATCGACCTCACCGCCGGGCTGGCGCCACGGCCCGGCGTCGTCGCCGACCGCGGCACCCAGTTGCAGCGTGCCCGCGCCGGGGAGATCACCGCGGAGATGGCCTTCATCGCGGAGCGCGAGAGCGTGCCCGCCACGCTGGTGCGCGACGAGGTGGCCCGCGGCCGCGCGGTGATCCCGGCCAACCACAACCATCCCGAGAGCGAGCCGATGATCATCGGCAAGGCGTTCTCGGTCAAGGTCAACGCCAACATCGGCAACTCGGCCGTGACGTCGTCGGTGGCCGAGGAGGTCGACAAGATGGTGTGGGCCACCCGGTGGGGCGCCGACACCATCATGGACCTGTCCACCGGCCGCGATATCCACCTGACCCGAGAGTGGATCCTGCGCAACTCCCCCGTCCCGGTCGGCACCGTGCCGATCTATCAGGCTCTCGAGAAGGTCGACGGCGACCCGACCAAGCTCACCTGGGAGGTGTACCGCGACACCGTGATCGAGCAGTGCGAGCAGGGTGTCGACTACATGACGGTGCACGCGGGGGTGCTGCTGCGCTACATCCCGCTGACGGTCAACCGGGTCACCGGCATCGTGTCCCGCGGCGGAGCCATCATGGCCGCCTGGTGCCTGGCGCATCACACCGAGTCGTTCCTGTACACGAACTTCGCGGAGCTGTGCGAGATCCTGGCCCGCTACGACGTGACCTTCTCCCTGGGCGACGGCCTGCGGCCGGGCTCGATCGCCGATGCCAACGACGAGGCGCAGTTCGCCGAACTGCGCACGCTCGGCGAGCTGACCGCGATCGGGAAGAGCCATGGCGTGCAGGTGATGATCGAGGGCCCCGGCCACGTGCCGATGCACAAGATCGTCGAGAACGTGCGCCTCGAGGAGGAACTCTGCGACGAGGCGCCGTTCTACACACTGGGGCCGTTGACCACCGACATCGCGCCGGGCTACGACCACATCACCTCCGCCATCGGCGCCGCCATCATCGCGCAGGCCGGCACCGCCATGCTGTGCTACGTCACGCCCAAGGAGCACCTCGGACTACCCGACCGCAAGGACGTCAAGGACGGCGTGATCGCGTACAAGATCGCCGCCCACGCCGCCGACCTCGCCAAGGGTCATCCGCATGCCCAAAATCGGGACAACGCACTGTCCAAGGCGCGCTTCGAGTTTCGTTGGTACGACCAGTTCGCGCTGTCTCTGGATCCCGACACCGCGCGCGAGTTCCACGACGAGACACTGCCCGCCGCCCCGGCCAAGACCGCGCACTTCTGCTCCATGTGCGGCCCGAAGTTCTGCTCCATGCGCATCACCGCCGATATCCGCGAGGCCTACGAGTTGGGGATGGCGAGCAAATCCGAGGAGTTCGCGCAGAACGGCAACCGCGTCTATCTACCCTTGACGTCATGA
- a CDS encoding MFS transporter — MTTEIELAKARADAEQAETANRRSRMDHDHPSYKWIVLSNTTLGTLLATVNASIVLISLPAIFRGIGLNPLSSGNVSYLLWMLMGYLVVTAVLVVPFGRLGDMFGRVRIYNLGFVVFTVAAVALSFDPFHLGGGAVWLIAWRVVQGVGGAMLMASSSAILTDAFPANQRGMALGVNMVAAVAGSFLGLLIGGFLSEWHWQAIFWVGVPIGIVGTIWSYRSLKELGVRSTGRLDWAGTLSFGIGLTVLLIGITYGIQPYGASSTGWTSPWVMGSIGFGLAALVAFVFIELRVAAPMVDMRLFRSAAFGMGNLAGLMSSVGRGGLQFMLIIWLQGIWLPLRGYEFESTPLWAAVYMLPVTVGFLIAGPVAGSLSDRYGARPFTVGGMILMAASFVALVLIPVDFDYWVFAVLIFLNGLGGGIFTAPNTAAIMSSVPASQRGAASGVRATFFNAGSSLSIGIFFSLMIVGLAGTLPTALSAGLQEQGVSAAVAHDVANLPPVGSLFAAFLGYNPIAELLEPYGALHQPGVDAETLTGQTFFPHLIAEPFHSGLVVVFIAAAVMMVIGAIASMFSSGKYATAPGADNES; from the coding sequence ATGACGACTGAGATCGAATTGGCGAAGGCCCGTGCCGACGCCGAACAGGCCGAGACCGCAAATCGGCGCAGCCGGATGGATCACGACCACCCCTCCTACAAGTGGATCGTGCTGTCCAACACCACGCTTGGCACACTGCTGGCCACCGTCAACGCGTCGATCGTGCTGATCTCGCTGCCCGCGATCTTCCGCGGTATCGGGCTCAACCCGCTGTCGTCGGGCAACGTGAGCTACCTGCTGTGGATGCTGATGGGCTATCTCGTCGTCACCGCGGTGCTGGTGGTGCCATTCGGCCGACTCGGCGACATGTTCGGCCGGGTGCGCATCTACAACCTGGGCTTCGTCGTCTTCACCGTGGCGGCCGTCGCGCTGTCCTTCGACCCGTTCCACCTCGGCGGGGGAGCGGTGTGGCTCATCGCGTGGCGGGTTGTCCAGGGTGTCGGCGGCGCGATGCTCATGGCGTCCTCGTCGGCGATCCTCACCGACGCGTTCCCGGCCAACCAGCGCGGTATGGCGCTCGGGGTCAACATGGTGGCGGCCGTGGCCGGGTCATTCCTGGGCCTTCTGATCGGCGGATTCCTGTCCGAGTGGCACTGGCAGGCCATCTTCTGGGTCGGCGTGCCGATCGGCATCGTCGGCACCATCTGGAGTTACCGCTCGCTCAAGGAACTCGGCGTGCGGTCAACTGGTCGGCTGGACTGGGCGGGCACGCTGTCCTTCGGCATCGGTCTGACGGTGCTGCTGATCGGCATCACCTACGGCATCCAGCCCTACGGGGCGTCCTCCACCGGGTGGACAAGCCCGTGGGTGATGGGTTCGATCGGCTTCGGGTTGGCGGCCCTGGTGGCGTTCGTCTTCATCGAGTTGCGGGTGGCCGCGCCGATGGTGGACATGAGGCTGTTCCGCTCGGCGGCGTTCGGCATGGGAAACCTGGCCGGCCTGATGTCGTCGGTGGGCCGCGGTGGCCTGCAGTTCATGCTCATCATCTGGCTGCAGGGCATCTGGCTTCCCCTGCGCGGCTATGAGTTCGAGTCCACGCCGCTGTGGGCGGCGGTCTACATGCTTCCGGTCACGGTCGGGTTCCTGATCGCCGGGCCGGTCGCGGGCTCGCTGTCGGACCGCTACGGGGCACGACCTTTCACGGTCGGCGGCATGATCCTGATGGCGGCGTCATTCGTTGCGCTGGTGTTGATTCCCGTGGACTTCGACTACTGGGTGTTCGCCGTGCTGATATTCCTCAACGGTCTCGGTGGCGGCATCTTCACCGCACCCAACACCGCGGCCATCATGTCGAGCGTGCCCGCCTCGCAGCGCGGTGCCGCATCGGGCGTGCGCGCCACGTTCTTCAACGCGGGATCCTCGCTGTCGATCGGAATCTTCTTCTCGCTCATGATCGTCGGGCTCGCCGGCACGCTGCCGACGGCGCTCAGCGCGGGCCTGCAGGAGCAGGGCGTGTCAGCAGCGGTCGCCCACGATGTGGCCAACCTGCCACCCGTTGGCAGCCTGTTCGCGGCCTTCCTGGGCTACAACCCGATCGCCGAGCTGCTGGAGCCCTATGGCGCGCTGCACCAGCCGGGGGTCGACGCCGAGACGCTGACCGGTCAGACGTTCTTCCCGCACCTGATCGCCGAGCCGTTCCACTCCGGCCTTGTGGTGGTGTTCATCGCGGCCGCCGTGATGATGGTGATCGGTGCCATCGCCTCGATGTTCAGCTCCGGCAAGTACGCCACCGCGCCGGGCGCCGACAACGAGTCCTAG
- the thiD gene encoding bifunctional hydroxymethylpyrimidine kinase/phosphomethylpyrimidine kinase, translating to MNYLPLTPPGQTPARVMTIAGSDSGGGAGIQADMRTFAMLGVHGCVTVVAVTVQNSVGVKGFHEIPLDVISGQMEAVVSDIGVQAAKTGMLASSEIITTVAQTWRSLEVTAPLVVDPVCASMHGDPLLHPSALDALRNELFPIATLVTPNLDEVLLITGIEVVDTASQRDAARALHDLGPRWALVKGGHLRSSAHSPDLLFDGTDFYEFDAERIPTGHDHGAGDTLAAATASALAHGYPVPDAVAFGKQWVTECLRAAYPLGHGHGPVSALFRLTAHHES from the coding sequence ATGAACTATCTGCCACTGACGCCGCCCGGTCAGACCCCGGCTCGGGTGATGACCATCGCCGGGTCCGACTCCGGCGGCGGTGCGGGCATCCAGGCAGACATGCGCACGTTCGCGATGCTGGGTGTGCACGGATGCGTGACCGTGGTGGCGGTGACAGTGCAGAACTCGGTGGGCGTCAAGGGCTTTCACGAGATCCCGCTCGATGTCATAAGCGGCCAGATGGAGGCGGTCGTCAGCGATATCGGCGTCCAGGCCGCCAAGACGGGAATGCTGGCCTCCTCGGAGATCATCACGACCGTCGCGCAGACCTGGCGCAGCCTGGAGGTCACCGCGCCGCTCGTGGTCGACCCGGTGTGCGCGTCGATGCACGGCGACCCGCTGCTGCACCCGTCGGCGCTCGACGCGCTGCGCAACGAGCTGTTCCCGATCGCCACCCTCGTCACGCCCAACCTCGATGAGGTCCTGCTCATCACCGGCATCGAGGTCGTCGACACCGCATCCCAGCGTGACGCGGCGCGCGCGCTCCACGATCTCGGGCCCCGCTGGGCACTGGTCAAGGGCGGGCACCTGCGGTCGTCGGCGCACAGCCCCGATCTCCTGTTCGACGGCACCGACTTCTACGAGTTCGACGCCGAACGCATCCCCACCGGCCATGACCACGGCGCAGGCGACACCCTTGCGGCGGCAACGGCCAGCGCGCTCGCACACGGATACCCGGTGCCCGACGCGGTGGCGTTCGGCAAGCAGTGGGTCACCGAATGCCTGCGCGCGGCATACCCGTTGGGACACGGTCATGGTCCGGTATCGGCACTCTTCAGGTTGACTGCCCATCATGAGTCTTGA
- a CDS encoding alpha/beta family hydrolase, translating into MSLDAIAGIAHEPVGDVHGAVVLTHGAGGNRDGALLVKLCDEWARRGWLAIRYDLPYRRRRPKGPPSGSAKADQEGIVEAVELARGLAGGRVIAGGHSYGGRMTSMAVADGLAVDVLALSSYPLHPPGKPERARTEHLPRIAAPTVFTHGTSDPFGTIDELRDAAGLIPAPTEIVEITGARHDLGSKTLDVPALAVDAALRLLA; encoded by the coding sequence ATGAGTCTTGACGCCATCGCAGGCATTGCCCACGAGCCCGTCGGCGACGTGCACGGCGCCGTCGTGCTCACCCACGGCGCGGGCGGCAACCGCGACGGCGCGCTGCTGGTGAAGCTGTGCGACGAGTGGGCCCGCCGCGGCTGGCTGGCCATCCGCTACGACCTGCCCTACCGGCGACGCAGGCCGAAGGGACCGCCCTCGGGTTCGGCCAAGGCCGATCAGGAGGGCATCGTCGAGGCCGTCGAGCTGGCTCGCGGGCTGGCCGGTGGCCGCGTCATCGCGGGTGGCCATTCCTACGGCGGGCGCATGACCTCAATGGCGGTGGCCGACGGGCTCGCGGTGGACGTGCTGGCGTTGTCGTCCTATCCCCTGCACCCGCCCGGCAAGCCCGAGCGCGCCCGCACCGAACACCTGCCGCGGATCGCCGCACCCACGGTGTTCACCCACGGCACATCGGACCCGTTCGGCACCATCGACGAACTGCGTGATGCGGCCGGACTCATCCCGGCGCCCACCGAGATCGTCGAGATCACGGGCGCTCGCCACGACCTGGGTTCCAAGACACTCGACGTGCCCGCGCTTGCGGTGGACGCCGCCCTGCGATTGCTTGCGTGA
- a CDS encoding APC family permease has protein sequence MLGAGIFVVLAPAAAAAGSGLLLGLAIAAFVAYCNATSSARLAALYPQSGGTYVYGRERLGPFWGYTAGASFIVGKTASCAAMALTVGYYVWPGHAHEVAVAVVLALTAVNVAGVQKSALLTRVIVVAVLAVLCTVIVAILGSGDVDAGRLALGDDASAFGILQAAGLLFFAFAGYARIATLGEEVRDPARTIPRAIALALAIALVVYAVVAVVVLAQLGGTTLSSATAPLADAVAAAGLPGLVPVVRVGAAIAALGALLALILGVSRTVLAMSRDRHLPSSLAVVHDRFDSPYRAEIAVGVVVAGLAAVADVRTAIGFSSFAVLVYYAIANAAAFTLGCKLIPVLGTIGCVVLAVTLPATSVLAGVAVLVLSAAVYGLRR, from the coding sequence ATGCTCGGCGCGGGCATCTTCGTGGTGCTCGCGCCCGCGGCCGCCGCGGCGGGCTCGGGTCTGCTGCTGGGCCTGGCGATCGCCGCCTTCGTCGCCTATTGCAACGCGACGTCGTCGGCGCGACTGGCGGCGCTCTACCCGCAGTCCGGTGGCACCTATGTCTACGGCCGGGAGCGTCTCGGTCCGTTCTGGGGCTACACCGCGGGTGCGAGTTTCATCGTCGGCAAGACAGCGTCGTGTGCGGCGATGGCGCTGACGGTCGGCTACTACGTGTGGCCCGGGCACGCGCACGAGGTCGCGGTGGCCGTCGTGCTGGCGCTGACCGCGGTCAACGTTGCGGGCGTACAGAAGTCGGCGCTTCTCACCCGGGTGATCGTGGTCGCCGTGCTCGCCGTGCTGTGCACCGTGATCGTGGCGATCCTCGGGTCCGGCGACGTGGACGCAGGCCGGCTCGCGCTCGGCGACGACGCCAGTGCGTTCGGCATTCTGCAGGCGGCGGGTCTGCTGTTCTTCGCCTTCGCCGGGTACGCGCGGATCGCCACCCTCGGTGAGGAGGTTCGCGATCCGGCCCGCACCATCCCGCGGGCCATCGCGCTCGCGCTGGCCATCGCGCTGGTGGTGTATGCAGTGGTTGCCGTCGTGGTGCTCGCCCAGCTGGGTGGCACGACACTGTCGTCGGCCACCGCGCCACTGGCCGACGCCGTTGCGGCCGCCGGACTACCCGGGCTGGTACCGGTGGTGCGGGTTGGTGCTGCGATCGCCGCGTTGGGGGCGCTTCTCGCGCTCATCCTCGGTGTCTCGCGCACGGTTCTGGCGATGTCGCGTGACAGGCACCTGCCGAGTTCGCTGGCAGTGGTGCACGACCGGTTCGACAGTCCGTACCGCGCCGAGATCGCGGTGGGAGTCGTGGTGGCCGGGCTCGCCGCGGTGGCCGACGTGCGCACGGCCATCGGATTCTCGTCGTTCGCGGTGCTGGTGTACTACGCGATAGCCAATGCGGCCGCGTTCACGTTGGGATGCAAGCTGATTCCCGTGCTCGGGACCATCGGATGCGTGGTGCTCGCGGTGACGTTGCCTGCGACCTCGGTGCTGGCAGGTGTCGCGGTGCTCGTGCTCAGCGCCGCGGTGTACGGCCTGCGCCGGTGA
- a CDS encoding HNH endonuclease signature motif containing protein, translating into MFDERTPGDLLRDIEESLREESMVVARRMSAVAGLLWHRTAEAEGVDDDDPSYALITGFARTCAEVSAAMTLPPMSASRLVSHAEALSTRLPEVARLLAEGRTDWRTVELIITRTELVSDDLIAQLDHSMAERIIHWQHWSRRRIINAVDAAVRAIDSDAAKERRVTADNARHVSIVAEPNGTARIRGSLSAPAAALVDKRLSEMARSVCAGDSRTTDQRRADALVALSDGRELACNCGASDCPTRVTAEPAAAGGARFVINVIASQETVDGRSEQPGYLEGYGVIDAEQVRQLAESATFRLLTAPTTTDAETLRYQPSAAVERWIRCRDLTCRFPGCDRPAWTADVDHTLPFNHTRPSAGGLTVPGNLKCYCRQHHRLKTFYGGPHGWRDEQLPDGTVVLTSPTGRVYRNTPAGAELFPQMRPACVEPQPRKHSRHRERSARVALARSRIHATRHQNEQTRRNNRARSDEIDVRKWRNNMRRTLLVFKGGDASTSPWCSWVNDPLEDEHISADWLPPLPPAPTPDGRASTPDDVPPF; encoded by the coding sequence GTGTTCGATGAACGTACGCCCGGCGACTTGCTCCGCGATATCGAGGAGAGCCTGCGCGAGGAGTCGATGGTCGTCGCGCGCCGGATGTCCGCGGTCGCGGGATTGCTGTGGCATCGAACCGCGGAAGCCGAGGGTGTCGATGACGACGATCCGTCGTATGCACTGATCACGGGGTTCGCCCGCACCTGTGCCGAGGTGAGTGCGGCGATGACTCTTCCACCGATGTCCGCGAGCAGGCTGGTGTCGCACGCCGAGGCCCTGAGCACCCGCCTGCCGGAGGTCGCCCGACTGCTCGCCGAGGGGCGGACCGACTGGCGCACCGTCGAGTTGATCATCACACGAACCGAACTCGTCTCCGATGACCTGATCGCACAGCTAGACCACTCGATGGCGGAGCGGATCATCCACTGGCAGCATTGGTCACGCCGTCGCATCATCAACGCGGTGGACGCCGCCGTCCGCGCCATCGACTCCGACGCCGCCAAGGAGCGCCGGGTCACTGCCGACAACGCCCGTCACGTCAGCATCGTCGCCGAACCCAACGGGACGGCGCGGATTCGCGGTTCGCTGTCGGCGCCCGCGGCCGCGCTGGTCGACAAACGGCTCTCGGAGATGGCCCGCTCGGTGTGTGCCGGCGACTCCCGCACCACCGATCAACGCCGCGCCGACGCCCTAGTCGCGCTCAGCGATGGGCGTGAACTCGCCTGCAACTGTGGGGCATCCGACTGCCCCACCCGAGTCACCGCAGAGCCGGCCGCAGCCGGCGGTGCACGCTTCGTCATCAATGTGATCGCCAGCCAGGAGACAGTGGACGGGCGCAGCGAACAACCCGGGTACCTCGAGGGTTACGGTGTGATCGACGCCGAGCAGGTGCGTCAACTCGCCGAGTCCGCCACGTTCCGGCTGCTCACCGCGCCCACCACCACCGACGCAGAGACACTGCGCTACCAGCCGTCGGCGGCAGTCGAGCGCTGGATCCGCTGTCGCGATCTGACGTGCCGATTCCCCGGGTGCGATCGTCCGGCGTGGACCGCCGACGTCGACCACACCCTGCCCTTCAATCACACCAGGCCCAGCGCCGGTGGGCTGACAGTGCCAGGAAACCTCAAGTGCTATTGCCGACAACACCACCGGCTCAAGACTTTTTACGGCGGACCGCATGGATGGCGCGATGAACAGCTTCCTGACGGCACCGTCGTGTTGACGTCCCCGACGGGACGCGTCTACCGCAACACCCCGGCTGGCGCGGAGTTGTTTCCACAGATGCGCCCCGCATGCGTCGAACCGCAGCCGCGAAAACACAGTCGGCACCGCGAGAGGTCGGCACGTGTGGCGCTGGCCCGCAGCCGGATCCACGCCACCCGCCATCAGAACGAGCAGACGCGTCGGAACAATCGTGCGCGCAGTGACGAGATCGATGTCCGCAAGTGGCGCAACAACATGCGCAGAACACTGCTGGTGTTCAAGGGCGGCGATGCCAGTACCAGTCCGTGGTGCAGCTGGGTCAACGATCCGCTCGAGGACGAGCACATCAGCGCCGACTGGTTACCACCGCTCCCGCCGGCACCGACACCGGACGGCCGAGCATCGACACCGGACGACGTGCCACCGTTCTGA